From Coffea arabica cultivar ET-39 chromosome 9c, Coffea Arabica ET-39 HiFi, whole genome shotgun sequence, one genomic window encodes:
- the LOC113707664 gene encoding subtilisin-like protease, whose protein sequence is MESLMHFLILICVLTNSHSEIAANEFQEQSNLETYIVHVELPDPDDAEYGTNAITGEDLESLYNSFLPTTATTAAISNATLPHIVYSYHNVFKGFAAKLSAEDVKEIEKKPGFVSARQQKLLSLCTTHTPSFLGLHQNLGLWKESNCGKGVIIGILDTGIVPDHPSFSDEGMPAPPAKWKGRCEFNSSVCNNKLIGARYFHDGNGSPLDETGHGTHTASIAAGNYVQGANVFGNANGTAVGIAPLAHLAMYKVCTAIGCFESDILAAMDAAIEDGVDIISASLVGGDYQFYANSLLLGAYSATERGIFVSCSAGNDGPSKSSLSNEAPWVLTVGASTIDRNIRATAVLGNKEEFQGETINQLKDFPPTLFPLFYPGKNQDDIKSKYCASKSLNNTEVRGKIVVCIDGGTISGIEKGENIKAGGGVGMILINHKNDGYTTFADAHVLPATDLSYADGLKVIAYINSTESPMAAISFKGTVFGDNHAPMVASFSSRGPSRASPGILKPDIIGPGVNILAAWRHSIENNTNTKFNVLSGTSMSCPHLSGVAALLKSVHPNWSPAAIKSAILTTADLVNCAKNPIEDQRHHPANIFATGWGHVNPSKATNPGLIYDIDPKDYIPYLCGLNYTNREIGILLKRKVNCAVELRMPEAQLNYPSFSIIFGSPVQRYTRTVTNVDEANSTYTVKIIPPAGVNLTVEPTTLGFSQANQKLTYEVTFTLVASPAKSRVSQGSLSWTSTKFSVRSPIVATINGK, encoded by the coding sequence ATGGAAAGTTTAATGCATTTTCTCATCCTGATTTGTGTGCTAACCAACTCTCATTCGGAAATTGCTGCAAATGAATTCCAAGAGCAGAGCAATTTAGAGACTTATATCGTCCACGTTGAGTTACCTGATCCAGATGATGCTGAATATGGCACGAATGCCATAACAGGTGAAGATCTTGAAAGTTTGTACAACTCTTTTCTGCCAACAACTGCTACTACTGCTGCAATCTCAAATGCAACACTTCCACATATAGTTTACTCCTATCACAATGTTTTCAAAGGCTTTGCTGCGAAATTGTCAGCTGAGGACGTgaaagaaatagaaaagaaacCTGGTTTCGTATCAGCACGGCAGCAAAAGCTACTATCATTATGTACAACCCATACTCCTAGCTTCTTGGGGTTgcatcaaaacttgggtttatGGAAGGAATCAAATTGTGGTAAAGGTGTTATCATTGGAATCTTGGACACTGGGATAGTGCCAGACCATCCATCATTTAGTGATGAAGGAATGCCTGCACCACCTGCTAAATGGAAGGGGAGATGCGAATTCAATTCGTCAGTTTGCAACAACAAACTGATAGGAGCAAGATATTTCCACGATGGAAATGGTTCTCCATTGGATGAGACTGGCCATGGTACTCACACAGCAAGCATAGCTGCTGGAAACTACGTCCAAGGTGCAAATGTATTTGGAAATGCTAATGGAACTGCAGTTGGTATTGCCCCTCTTGCTCACTTGGCAATGTATAAAGTATGTACAGCAATTGGTTGTTTTGAGAGCGATATTCTAGCTGCAATGGATGCAGCTATTGAGGATGGGGTTGACATTATTTCTGCCTCCCTTGTAGGAGGAGATTATCAATTTTATGCAAATAGCTTATTGCTAGGTGCATATAGCGCAACGGAGAGAGGAATTTTTGTCAGCTGCTCAGCAGGAAATGACGGTCCTTCTAAGAGCTCTTTATCCAATGAAGCCCCATGGGTTCTAACTGTTGGTGCAAGCACCATTGACAGAAACATAAGGGCAACTGCCGTGCTTGGTAACAAGGAGGAATTTCAAGGCGAGACAATAAATCAGCTAAAGGATTTTCCACCAACTTTATTTCCCCTATTCTACCCAGGCAAGAACCAGGACGATATTAAGTCTAAATATTGTGCCTCAAAATCCCTAAATAACACCGAAGTCCGAGGAAAGATTGTGGTCTGCATTGATGGTGGTACGATATCAGGAATAGAAAAGGGAGAAAACATCAAGGCTGGTGGTGGTGTTGGCATGATCCTCATTAACCATAAGAATGATGGTTATACCACATTTGCTGATGCTCATGTTCTTCCAGCAACCGATTTAAGTTACGCTGATGGATTGAAGGTTATTGCCTATATAAACTCCACAGAATCACCAATGGCAGCAATCTCGTTCAAGGGGACTGTCTTTGGAGACAATCACGCTCCAATGGTTGCTTCATTCTCTTCTCGAGGCCCCAGCCGAGCGAGCCCTGGTATTCTGAAGCCAGACATAATTGGCCCTGGTGTAAACATTCTTGCTGCCTGGCGTCACTCCATAGAAAACAACACTAACACAAAATTCAATGTACTCTCTGGCACTTCAATGTCTTGCCCTCACCTCAGCGGCGTTGCTGCACTGCTCAAAAGTGTTCATCCTAATTGGTCTCCAGCTGCTATTAAGTCTGCAATCTTGACCACTGCAGATCTAGTGAACTGTGCAAAAAACCCCATTGAGGATCAGAGGCACCATCCCGCAAATATTTTTGCCACTGGTTGGGGCCATGTTAACCCATCTAAAGCAACCAATCCGGGTCTTATTTATGACATTGACCCGAAAGATTACATACCTTACTTGTGTGGATTGAACTACACCAACCGGGAGATTGGTATACTCTTAAAACGTAAGGTAAACTGTGCAGTAGAGTTGCGAATGCCAGAAGCGCAACTAAACTACCCttcattttcaatcatttttggATCACCCGTTCAAAGGTACACAAGGACGGTAACTAACGTTGATGAAGCTAATTCAACTTACACTGTTAAAATTATACCACCAGCAGGTGTCAATCTGACAGTCGAACCTACTACTCTCGGTTTCTCACAGGCAAACCAGAAGTTGACATATGAAGTCACATTTACCCTAGTAGCATCACCGGCTAAAAGTAGAGTGTCTCAAGGATCTCTATCATGGACTTCAACAAAGTTCTCAGTCAGAAGCCCCATTGTAGCAACTATCAATGGAAAGTAG
- the LOC113708722 gene encoding T-complex protein 1 subunit gamma, with protein sequence MHAPVLVLKDTLKRESGNKVHYANIQASKAVADIIRTTLGPRSMLKMLLDAAGGIVVTNDGNAILRELDLAHPAAKSMIELSRTQDEEVGDGTTSVIVLAGEMLHVAEAFIDNNYHPTVICRAYNKALEDAIAALEKIAMTVDVKDRATMLGLVKSCIGTKFTSQFGNLIADLAIDATTTVGVEVGQGIREVDIKKYVKVEKVPGGQLEDSQVLKGVMFNKDVVAPGKMRRKIVNPRIILLDCPLEYKKGENQTNAELLREEDWSVLLKMEEEYIENLCVQILKFKPDLVITEKGLSDLACHYLSKAGVSAIRRLRKTDNNRIAKACGAVIVNRPDELQESDVGTGAGLFEVRKIGDEFFAFIVDCTDPKACTVLLRGASKDLLNEVERNLQDAMSVARNIVKNPKLVPGGGATELTVSAILKQKSSSVEGIEKWPYEAAAIAFEAIPRTLAQNCGVNVIRTMTSLRGTHANGENAWVGIDGNTGAIADMKERKIWDSYTVKVQAFKTAIEAACMLLRIDDIVSGIKKKQAPGAGASSKPKVEEEGEAENEALIPE encoded by the exons ATGCATGCCCCAGTTTTAGTCCTCA AGGATACTTTGAAACGTGAGTCCGGAAATAAGGTGCACTATGCTAACATCCAAGCATCTAAG GCTGTTGCAGACATTATTCGCACCACTTTGGGTCCTCGATCTATGTTGAAGATGCTTCTTGACGCAGCTGGAG GTATTGTAGTGACCAATGATGGAAATGCTATTCTTCGTGAGTTAGATCTTGCACACCCAGCAGCAAAG TCCATGATTGAACTAAGTCGCACTCAAGATGAGGAGGTTGGAGATGGAACTACGTCTGTTATTGTACTTG ctGGTGAGATGCTTCATGTTGCTGAAGCCTTCATTGACAACAACTATCATCCAACAGTAATTTGCCGAG CTTACAACAAAGCTCTAGAAGATGCCATAGCCGCGCTGGAAAAGATAGCTATGACTGTTGACGTTAAGGATC GTGCAACAATGTTAGGCCTTGTAAAGAGCTGTATTGGCACAAAATTTACTAGTCAATTTGGGAATCTTATTGCC GATTTAGCAATTGATGCTACAACAACCGTGGGAGTGGAAGTTGGACAAGGCATCCGTGAAGTGGATATTAAGAAATATGTCAAGGTTGAGAAGGTTCCGGGTGGGCAACTGGAAGATTCACAGGTCCTTAAGGGAGTTATGTTTAACAAGGATGTGGTTGCCCCTGGCAAAATGAGAAGAAAGATTGTAAATCCTCGTATCATCCTTCTAGATTGTCCCCTGGAGTACAAGAAAGGCGAGAATCAAACAAATGCAGAATTGCTGAGGGAAGAAGATTGGAGCGTGTTATTAAAAATGGAAGAGGAGTACATTGAGAACCTTTGCGTGCAGATACTGAAGTTTAAGCCTGATTTAGTGATAACAGAAAAGGGGCTGAGTGATCTAGCATGCCATTATCTGAGCAAGGCTGGCGTTTCTGCAATTAGGAGGCTGAGAAAGACGGACAATAACAGGATTGCCAAGGCATGTGGGGCAGTTATTGTGAACCGACCCGATGAGTTACAGGAATCTGATGTTGGGACTGGAGCTGGGCTATTTGAGGTGAGGAAAATTGGGGATGAGTTCTTTGCATTCATTGTTGATTGCACGGATCCAAAAGCATGTACTGTTCTCTTAAGGGGTGCCAGCAAAGACCTATTGAATGAAGTAGAAAGAAATTTACAG GATGCGATGTCTGTTGCAAGAAACATTGTCAAGAATCCAAAACTTGTTCCTGGTGGTGGTGCAACTGAGTTGACTGTATCAGCGATTTTAAAGCAGAAGAGCTCATCTGTTGAAGGCATTGAAAAG TGGCCTTATGAAGCTGCTGCAATTGCCTTTGAGGCAATACCACGAACTTTGGCTCAGAATTGTGGTGTCAATGTTATTCGAACAATGACTTCCTTGCGTGGGACG CATGCAAATGGTGAAAATGCTTGGGTTGGCATAGATGGTAATACTGGTGCAATTGCTGATATGAAGGAGAGGAAG ATATGGGATTCCTACACTGTGAAGGTGCAAGCATTTAAAACAGCCATCGAAGCTGCCTGCATGCTTCTAAGAATTGACGACATTGTAAGTGGAATAAAAAAGAAGCAGGCACCTGGAGCGGGGGCATCATCAAAGCccaaagttgaagaagaaggtgAAGCAGAGAATGAAGCACTAATTCCTGAATGA
- the LOC113707749 gene encoding urease accessory protein D-like isoform X2: protein METGKVVVERGGGKSTANHCYSKYPFKFIIPNKVGPPQTDAVWIYTITYGGGIVSGDSIKCDNSVGDGCTTVLTTQASTKVYKSVESKCSEQVPEARIGSDALLAVIPDPVTCFSTAKYSQTQVFKVFPSSSLLIVDWITSGRYGRGEKWDVELYKSTNNIFLEADEPLFLDTILLEQGRYSSIAERMQDYQVIAMVILLGPKLKFIQDQIQENVKNLMSQQLRIPSGSSGRYGDIDDNPFFTRPSFLASCSVFGPKGRGVVVRIAAITTESVYSFLQCQLSGLDSLLGVSPYR, encoded by the exons ATGGAAACAGGAAAGGTGGTAGTGGAGAGAGGTGGTGGAAAGTCAACTGCTAATCACTGCTACTCAAAGTATCCTTTTAAATTCATCatccccaataag GTGGGTCCTCCTCAAACTGACGCGGTTTGGATTTACACTATCACTTATGGTGGTGGAATTGTGTCG GGTGATTCTATAAAGTGTGATAATTCAGTTGGTGATGGGTGCACCACAGTGTTAACCACTCAAGCTTCAACAAAG GTCTACAAATCTGTGGAATCAAAGTGCTCTGAACAAGTCCCAGAG GCAAGAATTGGAAGTGATGCCCTTTTGGCTGTGATTCCAGATCCAGTTACATGCTTTTCAACTGCAAAGTATTCTCaaactcaagtattcaaagTCTTTCCCAGCTCCAGCTTGCTCATTGTTGATTGGATAACTAGTGGCCGCTATGGAAGAGGTGAAAAGTGGGACGTTGAACTTTACAAGAGCACTAACAACATTTTTCTAGAAGCTGATGAACCTTTGTTTCTTGACACG ATATTGCTAGAGCAGGGAAGGTATAGCAGTATTGCTGAACGGATGCAAGATTATCAAGTAATTGCGATGGTTATACTTTTGGG GCCAAAGCTGAAGTTCATTCAAGACCAAATTCAGGAAAATGTGAAAAACTTGATGTCTCAGCAATTACGTATTCCTTCAGGTAGCTCTGGACGATATGGAGATATCGATGACAATCCTTTCTTCACCAGACCGAGCTTTTTGGCTTCCTGCAGCGTCTTTGGTCCAAAG GGAAGAGGTGTTGTGGTTCGAATTGCTGCAATAACGACTGAGTCAGTTTACAGTTTTCTTCAATGTCAGTTGTCTGGCCTAGACTCACTGCTTGGTGTGTCACCATATCGATGA
- the LOC113707997 gene encoding uncharacterized protein → MSLFSRLRHQLPYELFRKPFFCPVHKLVNSVGMARGFAQPALKEDEEGVEEIEVDQRRLPADYDPATFDPTEHRSPPTERVWRLVDEISSLTLVEVAELGSIMMKKMGMKEPPVVGVMKPGDVGMGAVSMKGPATVAKEEKKVEKTVFELKLESYDAASKIKVIKEVRSFTDLGLKEAKDLVEKTPAVFKKGVSKEEGEQIIEKMKAVGAKVVME, encoded by the coding sequence ATGAGTTTGTTCTCGCGGTTAAGGCATCAGTTGCCTTATGAACTTTTTAGGAAGCCCTTTTTCTGTCCTGTGCATAAATTAGTTAACTCGGTTGGGATGGCTCGCGGGTTTGCTCAGCCTGCATTGAAAGAAGACGAAGAAGGTGTGGAGGAAATAGAAGTCGACCAAAGAAGGCTTCCGGCTGATTATGATCCTGCTACATTTGATCCTACGGAACATCGTAGTCCTCCAACAGAGAGGGTATGGAGACTAGTTGATGAAATATCGTCGCTTACCTTGGTTGAAGTTGCAGAGCTTGGTTCAATAATGATGAAAAAGATGGGTATGAAGGAGCCTCCAGTTGTGGGGGTCATGAAACCTGGAGACGTTGGTATGGGTGCAGTGTCAATGAAGGGACCAGCAACAGTTGCCAAGGAAGAGAAGAAAGTAGAGAAGACTGTTTTTGAACTAAAGCTGGAGTCCTATGATGCAGCTTCAAAGATCAAGGTCATTAAGGAGGTTCGGAGTTTCACTGACTTGGGACTTAAAGAAGCAAAGGATTTAGTGGAGAAGACGCCTGCAGTGTTTAAAAAAGGAGTGTCAAAGGAAGAAGGAGAGCAGATAATCGAGAAGATGAAAGCTGTTGGGGCAAAAGTTGttatggagtga
- the LOC113707749 gene encoding urease accessory protein D-like isoform X1 yields the protein METGKVVVERGGGKSTANHCYSKYPFKFIIPNKVGPPQTDAVWIYTITYGGGIVSGDSIKCDNSVGDGCTTVLTTQASTKVYKSVESKCSEQVPEARIGSDALLAVIPDPVTCFSTAKYSQTQVFKVFPSSSLLIVDWITSGRYGRGEKWDVELYKSTNNIFLEADEPLFLDTILLEQGRYSSIAERMQDYQVIAMVILLGPKLKFIQDQIQENVKNLMSQQLRIPSGSSGRYGDIDDNPFFTRPSFLASCSVFGPKVDFFHMGVSFLAMVGSFYSQYSIGSVPRKFYFSACLIPLTNLQGFTSTIAVRVFY from the exons ATGGAAACAGGAAAGGTGGTAGTGGAGAGAGGTGGTGGAAAGTCAACTGCTAATCACTGCTACTCAAAGTATCCTTTTAAATTCATCatccccaataag GTGGGTCCTCCTCAAACTGACGCGGTTTGGATTTACACTATCACTTATGGTGGTGGAATTGTGTCG GGTGATTCTATAAAGTGTGATAATTCAGTTGGTGATGGGTGCACCACAGTGTTAACCACTCAAGCTTCAACAAAG GTCTACAAATCTGTGGAATCAAAGTGCTCTGAACAAGTCCCAGAG GCAAGAATTGGAAGTGATGCCCTTTTGGCTGTGATTCCAGATCCAGTTACATGCTTTTCAACTGCAAAGTATTCTCaaactcaagtattcaaagTCTTTCCCAGCTCCAGCTTGCTCATTGTTGATTGGATAACTAGTGGCCGCTATGGAAGAGGTGAAAAGTGGGACGTTGAACTTTACAAGAGCACTAACAACATTTTTCTAGAAGCTGATGAACCTTTGTTTCTTGACACG ATATTGCTAGAGCAGGGAAGGTATAGCAGTATTGCTGAACGGATGCAAGATTATCAAGTAATTGCGATGGTTATACTTTTGGG GCCAAAGCTGAAGTTCATTCAAGACCAAATTCAGGAAAATGTGAAAAACTTGATGTCTCAGCAATTACGTATTCCTTCAGGTAGCTCTGGACGATATGGAGATATCGATGACAATCCTTTCTTCACCAGACCGAGCTTTTTGGCTTCCTGCAGCGTCTTTGGTCCAAAGGTAGATTTTTTTCACATGGGTGTTAGTTTTCTTGCAATGGTAGGCTCTTTTTACAGTCAATATTCAATAGGTTCTGTTCCAAGGAAATTTTATTTTAGTGCTTGTTTAATACCACTGACTAATCTGCAAGGCTTCACATCTACAATTGCAGTCAGGGTCTTCTACTAG
- the LOC113708142 gene encoding uncharacterized protein, producing the protein MSNLQYIALYNNHLAGHIPTGIFNISSLQSIALANNSLSGVLPSDMCYHLPGLSFLDLSWNKLYGQLPSSNLAQCSELRVLSLSFNEFGGSIPKEIGALKKLEQLYLGNNHLEGQIPKEIGNSTMIKIQNFELNNLTGTTIFSMAEIRDLYGLIYMLNIILAGIIPREIGNWHFLQQLALDFNSLTGSIPVEIFNLSMLSFMSLTQNQLSGNLPSTFGYRLPNLEYLELGMNHLSGALPSSISNSSNLRLIEFSGNKFTGPIPTSLGDLTFLERLNLRGNKLTGDSTSPELSFITSLTKCQYLAALVLDGNPLNGIIPDSLSNLSTSLEQLIAPNCKIKGSIPDEIGNFRSLILLDLSNNDLTGSLPATMKDLQKLQYMDLSMTKLISRVPLHFLCALHNLDTMNLGQNQFMASIPKCFGNLTSLRHLDLSRNRLYSAPPEEIWNLKDLLELDLSSNLLSGSLSYAITNMKMANWVDLSTNQFSGGIPNSIGDMQNLQNLSLAHNRLQGSIPESIGKVLNLESLDLSHNFLSGSIPMSMENLRYLKYVNLSFNNLSGEIPSLNCCTAESFASNQALCGAQRFHVPPCPNNSAHKLRTKKLHRTIFILLGVIIAVGALSFGFVYLRYRKKDTFSSGANLSLVAMPERISYFELLQATNGYNESNLLGGGSFGSVYRGTLDDGRAVAVKVFNLQVDGAFKSFDVECEVLRNLRHRNLTKVISSCSTPEFKALVLEFMPNGSLEKWLYSHNYFPNLMQRLDILIDVACALQYLHCEYSTPVIHCDLKPSNVLLDQDMVAHLSDFGLTKLLGEENSITYTETLATLGYLAPEYGLEGLVSAKCDIYGFGIMMMEVFTRTNPNSEMFGEKLSLKSWVANSMPDGLANVIDANLLKERDEYFVEKLSCIASIMKVALGCTMESPRERSSIQDILVELKKIKLQYMSPLCSGT; encoded by the exons ATGTCAAACCTACAGTATATAGCTCTTTATAACAACCATCTGGCAGGACACATTCCCACGGGGATTTTCAATATTTCCTCCCTGCAAAGCATTGCCCTTGCAAATAATAGCCTATCCGGTGTTCTTCCAAGTGACATGTGTTACCATCTTCCTGGACTGAGTTTTCTTGACCTATCATGGAACAAGTTATATGGTCAATTACCATCAAGTAATTTAGCTCAATGTTCAGAACTTCGGGTGCTGTCTTTGTCTTTCAACGAATTTGGAGGTTCCATACCAAAAGAAATTGGAGCACTGAAGAAGCTTGAGCAGCTGTACTTGGGTAACAACCATTTAGAAG GTCAAATTCCAAAAGAGATTGGTAATTCAACTAtgattaaaatacaaaattttgaattaaacaACTTAACAGGTACGACAATTTTCTCAATGGCAGAAATTAGAGACTTATATGGTTTAATATATATGCTCAATATTATTCTGGCAGGTATAATACCACGGGAGATTGGTAATTGGCACTTTCTCCAACAACTCGCCTTGGATTTCAATAGCTTAACTGGTTCCATACCAGTAGAGATCTTCAACCTCTCAATGTTGAGTTTTATGTCACTTACACAAAATCAACTATCAGGCAATCTTCCATCAACATTCGGTTATAGGCTTCCCAATTTAGAATACCTTGAGCTCGGCATGAATCACCTTTCTGGAGCGTTACCTAGTTCAATCTCAAATTCTTCTAATCTCCGTCTCATAGAATTTAGCGGTAACAAATTCACGGGTCCAATTCCCACTTCCCTGGGGGACTTGACGTTCCTAGAACGGCTGAATCTACGTGGCAACAAATTAACGGGTGACTCCACATCTCCAGAGTTGAGCTTCATCACTTCATTGACAAAATGCCAATATTTGGCAGCATTGGTCTTGGATGGCAATCCATTGAATGGGATCATTCCGGACTCACTCAGTAATCTTTCAACTTCCCTTGAACAACTAATTGCACCGAATTGTAAAATAAAGGGCAGCATTCCTGATGAAATTGGAAACTTCAGAAGTTTGATCCTATTAGATCTATCAAACAATGACTTAACTGGGTCGTTGCCAGCTACAATGAAAGATTTGCAAAAGCTTCAATACATGGATCTCAGTATGACCAAACTAATTAGCAGAGTTCCCCTGCATTTTCTTTGTGCTCTCCACAACCTGGATACAATGAACCTTGGACAAAATCAATTTATGGCCTCAATTCCAAAGTGCTTCGGAAATCTAACTTCCCTAAGGCATCTTGACCTAAGTCGCAACAGACTATATTCTGCTCCACCTGAGGAAATATGGAACCTAAAAGATCTCTTGGAGCTTGACCTCTCCTCAAATCTGTTGAGTGGATCTTTGTCGTATGCTATTACGAATATGAAGATGGCAAATTGGGTAGATTTGTCAACCAATCAGTTCTCAGGTGGCATTCCTAACTCAATTGGAGATATGCAGAACCTGCAAAATCTTTCTTTAGCGCACAATAGATTGCAAGGATCAATCCCAGAATCAATTGGTAAGGTGTTAAACTTGGAGTCATTGGATCTATCACATAACTTTCTCTCTGGATCAATTCCAATGTCAATGGAGAACCTTCGGTATCTTAAATATGTCAATCTCTCTTTTAACAATTTAAGTGGTGAAATTCCATCCCTAAACTGCTGCACTGCCGAGTCCTTCGCTTCAAATCAAGCCCTCTGTGGAGCTCAAAGGTTTCATGTGCCCCCATGTCCAAATAATTCAGCTCACAAATTGAGAACAAAAAAGCTGCATCGAACCATTTTTATTCTACTAGGGGTAATAATAGCAGTGGGAGCCTTGTCCTTTGGATTTGTTTACCTCAGATATCGAAAGAAAGATACATTTTCCAGTGGAGCAAATTTATCCTTAGTTGCAATGCCAGAAAGAATTTCATATTTTGAACTTCTACAAGCAACTAACGGGTACAATGAAAGCAATCTGCTGGGGGGTGGAAGCTTTGGATCTGTTTATAGGGGCACTCTTGATGATGGAAGGGCTGTGGCTGTTAAAGTGTTCAATTTACAAGTCGATGGAGCGTTCAAGAGTTTTGATGTAGAATGTGAAGTGTTGCGCAATCTTCGCCATCGAAACCTCACAAAAGTCATCAGTAGTTGCTCTACCCCTGAGTTTAAGGCATTAGTGCTTGAGTTCATGCCTAATGGGAGTCTTGAGAAGTGGTTGTATTCCCACAACTATTTTCCTAATCTGATGCAGAGACTGGACATATTGATTGATGTGGCATGTGCATTGCAATATCTCCACTGTGAGTATTCAACTCCAGTAATTCACTGTGATCTGAAGCCAAGTAATGTGCTGCTGGATCAAGACATGGTTGCCCATCTAAGTGATTTTGGCCTTACAAAGTTGTTGGGCGAGGAGAACAGCATCACATACACCGAAACACTAGCCACACTTGGCTATCTCGCACCAG AGTATGGGTTGGAAGGATTGGTATCAGCAAAATGCGACATCTACGGTTTTGGAATTATGATGATGGAAGTCTTCACGAGAACAAATCCCAACAGTGAAATGTTTGGTGAaaaattgagcctgaagagctGGGTTGCTAATTCAATGCCTGATGGATTAGCTAATGTCATCGATGCTAATTTGCTGAAGGAAAGGGATGAATACTTTGTTGAAAAGCTAAGCTGCATAGCCTCAATCATGAAAGTGGCTCTAGGCTGCACGATGGAGTCTCCAAGAGAGAGAAGCAGCATACAAGATATTCTTGTTGAGCTGAAAAAGATCAAGCTTCAGTACATGAGTCCCCTCTGTTCAGGGACATAA